CTACGCCAGCTCCAGCGCGATCTCGGCGCCCCGCCTCGCGGTCCTCGGCCACGACCTGTCGAGCCCGGCCGGCCGCTACGCCCTGACCCTGTCGAGCGTCGTCGTCGCGACGGCGCTCGCTTGGCGGCTCGCGCGCAGCCAGACCGGGCGGAACTGGCGGGCCGTGCGCGACGGCGAGACCGCGGCCGCGGTGATCGGCGTGCCGGTGGCTCGGGCCAAACTTTCGGCCTTCTTCGTGGGAGCGGCCGTGAGCGGCGTCGCGGGGGCGCTCTGGGCCTTCGCGTATCTCGGCACAGTCGATGCCCGCAGCTTCGACCTCGACCGCTCGTTCCAGGCCCTGTTCATCATCGTCATCGGGGGCCTCGGCAGCCTCGCCGGCAGCTTCATCGGCGCGGCCTTCATCGTGCTGACCCCGATCCTGCTCACCCATCTGGCCGGGCTCGTGCCCGGCGGCGCCCTCGACGGCGGGCAGGTGTCGAACCTGCAGCGGGTGGTCTTCGGCCTCCTGATCATCGGCTTCCTCATCAAGGAGCCGAACGGCCTCGCCGCCCTCATCGAACGCCTCGCGGCCCGCCTCCCGCGCCGCGCCCGATAAGCCCCCCGTACCGGAGACCCGCCCCATGACACGCCTCGCCCGCGCCCTGCGCGCCACGATCCTGGCGGCGAGCCTCGGACTCGCGCCGGCAGCTTCGGCCGAGCCCGCCAAGGGATCCCCCCAGCAATACTTCCCGCTCGCGACCTTCCGGGTCGGCGCCTACGCGTCCTCCGGCATCCCGGTCTGGGCCGGCGTGATCGACTATTTCCGCTACGTCAACGCGGTCGAGGGCGGCATCAACGGCGTCAAGCTGGTCTGGGACGAGTGCGAGACCGAGTGGGCCGTCGAGAAGGGCGTCGAGTGCTACGAGCGGGTGAAGGGCGGCCGGGACGGCTCGCCGGTCCCGATCTTCCTGCCGCACGGCGATCCGATCTCGAAGGCGCTCACCGAGAAGTCGGTCGCCGACCGGATCCCGCTGGTCACCACCGGCTACGGCCGCACCGAGGCGATCGACGGGCGGGTCTTCCCCTACAGCTTCCCGGTGCTGTTCAGTTTCTGGAGCGAGGCGTCGTCGGTCGTCAACTACATCGCCGAGCAGGCCGGCGGGAAGGACAAGCTCAAGGGCCTGAAGATCGCGACCGTCTACCACGACAGCCCCTACGGCAAGGAGACGCAGACCCCGCTGGCGCTGCTGGCCAAGCAGTACGGCTTCGAGAACATCCAGATCGCGGTGCCGCATCCCGGCAACGACCAGGCGGCGCAGTGGGGCCGCATCCGCCAGATCAAGCCCGACTGGGTGTTCCTGCGCGGCTGGGGGGTGATGACCCCGGTCGCCATCAAGACCGCGGCCAAGACCGGCTTCGCGGTGGACCACATCATCGGCGGCATCTGGTCGGGCTCCGAGGAGGATGTCCGGCCGGCCGGCAGCGTCGGGAAGGGCTACCGGGCGATCACCCCGTTCCCGGCCGGCCAGGACTTCGAGATCCTGAAGAAGATCAAGGCCGCGATCGTCGATACCGGCAAGAGCGACCTCAAGGACCCGCGGAGCTTCGGCTCGGTCTACTACAATTCCGGGGTGATCGAGGCGATCGTCTCGGTGGAGGCGATCCGCACGGCGCAGGCACGCTTCGGCAACCGGCCGATCACCGGCGCCGAGGGCCAGTGGGGCCTGGAGCACCTCGTGCTCGACGAGGCGCGCCTGAAGGCGATCGGTGCCGAGGGCCTCGTCCAGCCCCTGCGCCTCTCGATCAAGGATCACGAGGGCGGCGGCGCCGGGAAGGTGCTGCAATGGGACGGCACGCAATGGGTCGTCGCCAGCAACGGCTGGGTGCAGTCCGACCGCGACCTGCTCCTGCCCGTGATCTACGCGCGCGCGGCCGCCTACGCCCGGGAGAAGGGCATCGTGCCCCGGGCCGAGGACACCGCCGAGGCGACGGCCCGATGAGGCGCGGCCGGGGCTGATCCGATGGCGGACGCGCTTCTCGAAGTCGCCGGGATCGAGGCGGTCTACGGCGCCGCGATCCTGGCCCTGCACGACGTGTCGCTGCGCGTGGAGCGGGGCGAGATCGTCGCGCTCGTCGGCCCGAACGGCGCCGGCAAGACCACGACGCTCCGGGCGATCTCCAACCTGCTCGGCGCCGAGCGGGGCACCCTGCGCCGGGGCGCGATCCGCTGGCAGGGCGCGGCGACCGGGCGGCTCGACCCGGCCGAGCTCGTGGCCCGCGGCGTCGTCCAGGTGCTGGAGGGGCGGCACGTCTTCGGCCAGCTCACCGTGGAGGAGAACCTGCTCACCGGCGGCTACCTGCGCAAGCCGGGCCGGCGGCAGCTCGCGACGGATCTGGAGCGGATCTACGGCTGGTTCCCGCGCCTCAGGGACCGCCGCCACGCCCGGGCCGGGCTGACCTCGGGCGGCGAGCAGCAGATGGTGGCGATCGGCCGGGCGCTGATGACCCGGCCGACGCTGCTGCTCCTCGACGAGCCCTCGATGGGCCTCGCCCCGATCGTCGCCGCCGAGATCTTCTCGATCATCGCACGCCTCAACCGCGAGGAGGGCCTGAGCGTCCTCGTGGCCGAGCAGAGCGCCAACCTGGTGCTGGAGCATGCCCACCGGGCCGTCGTGCTGGAGAGCGGGCGCGTGGTCGCGACGGGCGCCAGTGCCGGACTCGCCGCCAGCGGCCGCCTGGGCGCGCTGTATCTCGGCGGCTCCGGATCCCTCCAGTGAAACGCCGCTCCGACCGGCCTCGGCGTGGCCCCGATCAACCCTCCCCGCGAACGGGACGACCCCGATGACCCTCTCGATCCTCCCGAATGCGGCCGGCACCGTGACGGCGGACGCGACCCCCTGGCCCCCCGAGCGCGCCGCCCGGGGCGCGCCGCCGAGCCCCAGCTACGCGGCGCTCGCGGCCCGGTTCCGGCCGATCTTCGCCCGCATCCGGCAGGACGCCGCCCGCCGGGAGACCGAGCGGGCGCTGCCCTTCGACGCGATCGGCCAGCTGAGGGCCGCCCGGTTCGGCGCCCTGCGGGTGCCGGAGGCGGAGGGCGGCCTCGGCGCGAGCCTGCCGGACCTGTTCGAACTGCTCGCCGAGCTGGCCCAGGCCGATTCCAACCTGCCCCAGGCCCTGCGCAACCATTTCGGCTTCGCGGAGGACACGGTCGGCAGCCCCGACGATTCCCGCCGCCGGCACTGGATCCCGCGCCTCGCGGCCGGCGACCTGTTCGGGGGCGCCTGGTCGGAGACCGGGACGGCCGTGGTCGGCACGTTCGAGACCCGCATCCATCGCCAGGGCGACGGCTGGGGACTCACCGGCCGGAAATACTACACGACCGGCTCGCTCTACGCTGACTGGATCGACGTGGTCGGCACCGGCGAGGACGGGGAGGAGACCTCGGTGGTGGTGGCCGCGAAGGGGCCGGGCGTCACGATCGACGACGATTGGGACGGGTTCGGCCAGCGGCTGACCGCGAGCGGCACCGCCACCTTCGCCGAGGCCCCCGCCATCGGTGAGCCGCTGCGTACGGAGGTACGCTTCGCCTACGGGACGGCCTTCTTCCAGGCGGTCCACCTCGCGACGCTCACAGGCATCGCCCGGGCGGCCGCCGACGAGGTGACGCGGGCCGTGCGCGAGCGGGCGCGCACCTATTCCCACGCGGCGGGGCCGCGGCCGAGCGTTGACCCGCAGGTGCTCCAGATCGTCGGCCGGGTGCAGGCGCTCGCCTATGCGGCCGGCGCCCTCAACCGCCAGGCGGCGGAGGCGGTGCAGCGGGCCTACGAGGCCCGGGTCGGGGGTCTGCCCGAGGCCGCGGCCCAGGCGATCAACGTCGCCTCGGAGATCGAGCTCGCTCAGGCGCAGACCGTGCTGACGAGCCTCGTGCTGGACGCGACCACGATCCTGTTCGACGCGCTCGGGGCCTCCGCCACGAGCCGGAGCCACGCCCTCGACCGGCACTGGCGCAACGCCCGGACGATCGCCTCGCACAACCCGCGGATCTTCAAGGACCGCATCGTCGGCGACTTCGCGGTCAACGGCACCGAGCCGCCGTTCCAGTGGAAGATCGGGCAGGTGCTGCCCGCCGCGTCGTAGGAGCAGGGGAAGCCATGTCCAAGAGTCTCGTTCTCCGTGCCGCCCTCGCGGCGCTCGGCCTCGCGACGGCTGCCCAGGCTGCCGAGACGAGTGCAGCGCCGCCGCCCTTCGATCGCGGCGGCGTCAAGGTCGCGCTGGTCCGCTACCTGTCGGTCGGCGATTTTTACCAAGCCTACGAGGCGGGCGCCCGGGTCCAGGCCAAGGCGCTCGGAATCGATCTGCGGATCTTCCCCGGCAAGCAGGACGCGACCCTGGAGCGCGAGCAGGTCGAGCAGGCCATCGCGCTGGGCGCCCAGGCGATCGTGATCGACCACGGCCTGCCCGAATCCCTGAAGGACGTCGCCCGGAAGGCCGTCGAGGCCGGCATCAAGGTCGTGGCCTTCGACGTGAACCTCGACGATCCCCGCATTCCGCAGGTCGAGCAGAGCGATCAGGCGCTCGCCCAGGAGGCGCTGGACCAGATCGTGCAGGAGAACGGGACCAGCTTCCAGGCGGCCTATGTCTACGTGGCCGGCTTCGCGCCGCTCGATCGCCGGGACGCGGTCTGGACCGCCTTCAAGGCCGCCCATCCGGGCGTGGTCGAGAAGGCCCGCTTCGGCACGGTGAGCGACACCACCGCGAGCGCGGTCGCCGACCAGGCCAAGGCGGCGCTCCGGGCCAATCCGGGCATCACGGTGATCTTCGCGCCCTACGACGAGTTCGCCCGCGGCGCGAAGCTCGCGGTGAACGAGCTGAACCTCGCCGACCGGGTGAAGATCTATGCGGCCGACGTCTCGACCGCCGATATCGGCGAGATCACCGAGCCGCATAGCCCCTGGGTCGCCACCGCGGCGACCAACCCGGCCGTGGTCGGCGCCGTCTCCATCCGGGCCGCGGCGCTCGCGCTGGCCGGCCAGGGTCCCGGACCCCGGATCACCGTCGAGCCGGTTCTGCTGACGCAGGGCGCGCTGCGGGAAGGCGGCGTGCGGACCATCGCGGATCTCAACGCCCGGATTCCGGCCTTCGGCCGCTCAGAGGCCGCCAGCGCCTCCTGGATCCCGCAGCCGCGCTGAGCGGAGCCGCTCAGACCCGCCGCGGCGCGAGGCCGTAGGTGACGGCCAGGGCGCCGATCAGCACGGCGCCCTTGACGAGATCCTGGAGGTAGTAGGGGGCGTTCAGCATCGTCAGGCCGTTCAGCAGGACGCCGACGAAGACGGCGCCCACGACCGTCCCGAGAATGTTCGGCCGGTTGGCGCCGAGCACGGCATGGCCGATCAAAGCCGCCGCGACGGCGTCGAGCATCAGCCCGTTGCCGGCCGAGACGTCGCCGCGGCCGATGCGGGCGGCCAGCAGGACGCCGCCGATGGACGCGACGACGGCGGAGATCACGTAGGCGGCCACCCGGTAGCGGCGCGTCGGCGCGCCGGCGAGCCGGGCCGCGAGTTCGTTGCCGCCCACCGCGTAGAACACCCGGCCGAAGCGGGTCCCATCCATCATGAGCCAGAGGGCGGCCGCCACGATCGCGAGGACCACCACCGGGACCGGCAGGATGTCCCAGAACCGGTGCCGGCCCAGCGCCAGGAAGGCGTCGGTGAAGGCGCCCTCCGCGGCCGACCCGTCGAGCAGGATCATGCCCGGCGCGATCGAGCGCCCGCCGGTCGGAACCAGCTGGAGGCCGGCCAGCAGGAACAGCATCCCGAGCGTCGCGAGGAGGTCGGGGATGCCGAGCCGGACGATCAGCACGGCGTTGCCGAGGCCGACCAAGATGCCGAGCCCGAGGCAAAGCAGGAGGGTGCTCCCGGTCGAGCCGTCGAGCACCACGAGGCTGTAGGCGGCCGCCATCTGCACGAAGGCGGCGAGCCCTCCGACCGAGAGATCGAAGCCGCCGGCGACCATCGTGACCGTCACGCCCAGGCCGAGCAAAGCCACGATGGCGACGGCCTGCAGGATGCTGAACAGGTTGCTGACGCGCAGGAAGGCGGGCTCGGCGACGGCGAAGACCGCCACCAGGCCGGCGAGCAGGATCAGGAGCCCGTAATCGATGGCGAGCCGGCGCGGGGACAGGGTCACGGTCGCGGCGTGGGCGGGCGATGGCATGGCGGGGTCTCGGCAGGGCAGAATGACTGGCTGTCGCCCGAGGCCGTCGCGCCGGCCTCGGCGAGATCGGCGGCCTCTCCGACCGCGGCACGCCCCGCCATGACGACGACCCGGTCGCCGACCGCGAGGGCCTCTTCGAGGTCGTTGACGAACACGATCGTGGCGCGATCCCGCGACGCCGACCGGATCGCCCGGACGATGTCGTCGCGCGCGCCGAGATCGATGCCCTGGAACGGCTCGTCGAGCAGCAGCAGCCGCGCCGGCTCGGCGTGCCAGCGCGCCAGGACGACCTTCTGCTGGTTGCCGCCCGACAGGGCGGAGGGCAGGTCTCCGGGGCCGCGCGCCCGGATGCCGAAGGCGGCGATACCCCCTTCCGCCGCGCGCCGCTCGACCGCCGGCGCGACGAGGCCGGTCCGGCTCCAGCGGCCGAGGAACGGGAAGCCGATCGTGCCGGCGATGTGCGCGAACGGCACGGTCGCCGGGAAGAAGGTGGTCCGCCAGCGGTCCTCGCCGGCCATGAACACGCCGTTCCGGATCGCGTCCCGGGGCGAGCGCGGCCGCCAGGGCTGGCCGTCGAGCTCCATCCGGCCTTCCGCCAGCGGCCAGAGCCCGAAGATCGCGCCCGCCAGCGTCGATTTCCCCGCGCCGACCGGTCCGGTCACCGCCACGACCTCGCCCGCCTGCGCGACGAGGTCGAACGGCGCCGCTTCCGGTGCGAGCCGGGCCTGAGACAGGCGCAGGATTGTCCCGATCGCCGGCACCGGACTGCGCGGCGCCGCCTGCCCGACCGCGCGGCCGACCATCGCGTGGAGCGCGGCTCCGAGATCCAGGGGCTGCTCGAACCGGCCCGCGACCCGGCCGTCCCGCAGCACCACGACCCGGTCGGCGATGCGGCGCAGATCGCCCGTCCTGTGCGAGATGTAGAGGAGCGCGACGCTCCGGCTCTTCAGCCGGTCGAGGACCGCGAACAGCCGCTCGGATTCCGGGCCTGAGAGGCTGGCGGTCGGCTCGTCGAGGATCAGCACGGCCGGGTCGTGCGCGACCGCGCGGGCGATGGCGACGAGCTGGCGCTCGGCGAGGGAGAGCGTTCCGAGCGTGCGGGACAGGTCGATCTCGAGGCCGACCCCGGCCGCGACCGCCGCGGCGGCGCGCCGGCTCCGCCGGTGGCCGACCCAGACCGGGGCGCGCGCCGCGCAGACGCGGTCGAGCAGGAGATTGTCGGCGACCGACAGGGTCGGGACGCCGACATCGGCGATCGCCTGATGCACGGCGACGATCCCGTGCGCCCGCGCCTGCCCCGGCGACGCGAACGCCGCTGCCGTCCCGCGGATGCTGATGGATCCCGCATCGGCCCCGTGGCCGCCGCAGAGGATCTTCACCAGGGTCGACTTGCCGGCACCGTTGGCGCCCATCAGGGCGAGGGCCTCCCCGGCGGCGAGGTCGAAGGTGACGTCGGCGAGCGCCCGGGTCGAACCGAAGCACTTCGTCAGACCGCGCACCGCCAGCACCGCGGGCCTGTCCGGTGCCGGATCGGCCCACCCCGACACCTCAGCCCGACCGGCCCCGGCCCGCGAAGGCCAGGATCAGGGTCAGGAGGATCAGCACCCCGGTTCCGACCTGCTGCCAGTAGAAGTTCCAGCCGATCAGCAGCAGGCCGTTGGTCGTGAAGCCGAACAGCGCGACGCCGAGCAGCGTGCCCGGAACGTTGGCCCGGCCGGTGCGGCTGAGCGCGGTCCCGATGAAGGCCGCGCCGATGCTGTCCAGCAGGTAGGCGTTGCCCGCGTAGGGCACGTAGGCGTTCACGTGCGCCGAGAGCAGGATGCCGGCGAGCGCCGCGATCACACCGCTCGCCCCGTAGATCAGCGCCAGGATGCGCCGCACCGGCAGGCCGGAATAGAGGGCGACCGGTGCCTGCACGCCCACGGCCAGGACCTCACGGCCGAACCGCGTGCGCCCGAGGAGCAGCCCGATGCCGACGCCCAGCCCGAGCACGAGCCACAGGGCGAGCGGGACACCGAGGCCGGTGCCGTGCCCGATGAAGGCCAGCGCCGGGGTGATCCGGCCGGCCGGGACGTAGAGCGGATTGCCGCCGTCGGTGGCGAGCTGCTGCAGGCTGTGGCCGATGAACAGGGTGCCGAGCGTCGCGAGGAACGGGGTGATCCCGAGCCGGGCGATCAGCAGTGCGTTGCACAGCCCGGTGCCGATCCCGGCCAGAAGCCCGAACAACACCGCCAGGGCGACCGGCTGGCCGGCGCTCACCGCCGCGATGAAGGCGAGGCCGCCGAGATCGACGGCGGTGCCGACCGACAGGTCTGTTCCGCCCGAGGCCACGGCCAGCGTCATGGCGAGCGCCACGATCGCGGTCAGGGCCACGCTGTTGACCAGCACGCCGGTGACGTTGGCCACCGTGAGGAAGCCCGGCGCCAGGGCCGAGAACACGGCGAGCACCAGGGCCAGCATGGCCGGCAGCCCGAACCGCAGCAGCTCCGCCAACGGGATCGGCCGGGACGGCCGTGCTCGCGCGAGGCTCATGCGACGCGCCCCCGGACGCGCCCGACCCCGACCACGGCGACGATCAGCGCACCCTCGATCCCGTTCACC
This portion of the Methylobacterium sp. NMS14P genome encodes:
- a CDS encoding ABC transporter ATP-binding protein, with amino-acid sequence MADALLEVAGIEAVYGAAILALHDVSLRVERGEIVALVGPNGAGKTTTLRAISNLLGAERGTLRRGAIRWQGAATGRLDPAELVARGVVQVLEGRHVFGQLTVEENLLTGGYLRKPGRRQLATDLERIYGWFPRLRDRRHARAGLTSGGEQQMVAIGRALMTRPTLLLLDEPSMGLAPIVAAEIFSIIARLNREEGLSVLVAEQSANLVLEHAHRAVVLESGRVVATGASAGLAASGRLGALYLGGSGSLQ
- a CDS encoding ABC transporter substrate-binding protein translates to MTRLARALRATILAASLGLAPAASAEPAKGSPQQYFPLATFRVGAYASSGIPVWAGVIDYFRYVNAVEGGINGVKLVWDECETEWAVEKGVECYERVKGGRDGSPVPIFLPHGDPISKALTEKSVADRIPLVTTGYGRTEAIDGRVFPYSFPVLFSFWSEASSVVNYIAEQAGGKDKLKGLKIATVYHDSPYGKETQTPLALLAKQYGFENIQIAVPHPGNDQAAQWGRIRQIKPDWVFLRGWGVMTPVAIKTAAKTGFAVDHIIGGIWSGSEEDVRPAGSVGKGYRAITPFPAGQDFEILKKIKAAIVDTGKSDLKDPRSFGSVYYNSGVIEAIVSVEAIRTAQARFGNRPITGAEGQWGLEHLVLDEARLKAIGAEGLVQPLRLSIKDHEGGGAGKVLQWDGTQWVVASNGWVQSDRDLLLPVIYARAAAYAREKGIVPRAEDTAEATAR
- a CDS encoding sugar ABC transporter ATP-binding protein; this translates as MRGLTKCFGSTRALADVTFDLAAGEALALMGANGAGKSTLVKILCGGHGADAGSISIRGTAAAFASPGQARAHGIVAVHQAIADVGVPTLSVADNLLLDRVCAARAPVWVGHRRSRRAAAAVAAGVGLEIDLSRTLGTLSLAERQLVAIARAVAHDPAVLILDEPTASLSGPESERLFAVLDRLKSRSVALLYISHRTGDLRRIADRVVVLRDGRVAGRFEQPLDLGAALHAMVGRAVGQAAPRSPVPAIGTILRLSQARLAPEAAPFDLVAQAGEVVAVTGPVGAGKSTLAGAIFGLWPLAEGRMELDGQPWRPRSPRDAIRNGVFMAGEDRWRTTFFPATVPFAHIAGTIGFPFLGRWSRTGLVAPAVERRAAEGGIAAFGIRARGPGDLPSALSGGNQQKVVLARWHAEPARLLLLDEPFQGIDLGARDDIVRAIRSASRDRATIVFVNDLEEALAVGDRVVVMAGRAAVGEAADLAEAGATASGDSQSFCPAETPPCHRPPTPRP
- a CDS encoding substrate-binding domain-containing protein translates to MSKSLVLRAALAALGLATAAQAAETSAAPPPFDRGGVKVALVRYLSVGDFYQAYEAGARVQAKALGIDLRIFPGKQDATLEREQVEQAIALGAQAIVIDHGLPESLKDVARKAVEAGIKVVAFDVNLDDPRIPQVEQSDQALAQEALDQIVQENGTSFQAAYVYVAGFAPLDRRDAVWTAFKAAHPGVVEKARFGTVSDTTASAVADQAKAALRANPGITVIFAPYDEFARGAKLAVNELNLADRVKIYAADVSTADIGEITEPHSPWVATAATNPAVVGAVSIRAAALALAGQGPGPRITVEPVLLTQGALREGGVRTIADLNARIPAFGRSEAASASWIPQPR
- a CDS encoding ABC transporter permease, encoding MSLARARPSRPIPLAELLRFGLPAMLALVLAVFSALAPGFLTVANVTGVLVNSVALTAIVALAMTLAVASGGTDLSVGTAVDLGGLAFIAAVSAGQPVALAVLFGLLAGIGTGLCNALLIARLGITPFLATLGTLFIGHSLQQLATDGGNPLYVPAGRITPALAFIGHGTGLGVPLALWLVLGLGVGIGLLLGRTRFGREVLAVGVQAPVALYSGLPVRRILALIYGASGVIAALAGILLSAHVNAYVPYAGNAYLLDSIGAAFIGTALSRTGRANVPGTLLGVALFGFTTNGLLLIGWNFYWQQVGTGVLILLTLILAFAGRGRSG
- a CDS encoding acyl-CoA dehydrogenase family protein, with product MTLSILPNAAGTVTADATPWPPERAARGAPPSPSYAALAARFRPIFARIRQDAARRETERALPFDAIGQLRAARFGALRVPEAEGGLGASLPDLFELLAELAQADSNLPQALRNHFGFAEDTVGSPDDSRRRHWIPRLAAGDLFGGAWSETGTAVVGTFETRIHRQGDGWGLTGRKYYTTGSLYADWIDVVGTGEDGEETSVVVAAKGPGVTIDDDWDGFGQRLTASGTATFAEAPAIGEPLRTEVRFAYGTAFFQAVHLATLTGIARAAADEVTRAVRERARTYSHAAGPRPSVDPQVLQIVGRVQALAYAAGALNRQAAEAVQRAYEARVGGLPEAAAQAINVASEIELAQAQTVLTSLVLDATTILFDALGASATSRSHALDRHWRNARTIASHNPRIFKDRIVGDFAVNGTEPPFQWKIGQVLPAAS
- a CDS encoding ABC transporter permease; this encodes MPSPAHAATVTLSPRRLAIDYGLLILLAGLVAVFAVAEPAFLRVSNLFSILQAVAIVALLGLGVTVTMVAGGFDLSVGGLAAFVQMAAAYSLVVLDGSTGSTLLLCLGLGILVGLGNAVLIVRLGIPDLLATLGMLFLLAGLQLVPTGGRSIAPGMILLDGSAAEGAFTDAFLALGRHRFWDILPVPVVVLAIVAAALWLMMDGTRFGRVFYAVGGNELAARLAGAPTRRYRVAAYVISAVVASIGGVLLAARIGRGDVSAGNGLMLDAVAAALIGHAVLGANRPNILGTVVGAVFVGVLLNGLTMLNAPYYLQDLVKGAVLIGALAVTYGLAPRRV